One part of the Parabacteroides distasonis ATCC 8503 genome encodes these proteins:
- a CDS encoding RNA polymerase sigma-70 factor has protein sequence MDVKERLIVQKLRNGEQDAYRYLYDRHYVVLCQFANELVGDPFLAETIVGDVIFHLWEIRETLDINSSLRAYLMRAVRNRCYNHISSEKEKKEVRFSKIESETLGWDAMIQSDEQPLGILLERELEKEIIKSIDSLGDECKRVFRKSRFEHKKNEEIATELGISVNTVKYHIKIALTRLHQDLRKYLILLISFFSL, from the coding sequence ATGGATGTTAAGGAGCGGTTAATAGTGCAAAAATTACGAAATGGCGAGCAAGATGCTTATCGATATTTATATGATCGTCATTATGTGGTACTATGTCAATTTGCGAATGAGTTGGTTGGCGATCCATTTCTAGCGGAGACTATAGTTGGTGATGTGATATTTCATCTGTGGGAAATCCGTGAGACATTGGATATAAATAGCTCTCTTCGTGCTTATCTAATGCGGGCTGTGCGGAACCGCTGTTATAACCATATCTCATCAGAAAAGGAAAAGAAGGAAGTTCGTTTCTCGAAGATTGAGTCTGAGACCTTAGGGTGGGACGCTATGATACAATCGGATGAACAGCCGCTCGGTATATTACTTGAACGGGAGTTAGAGAAGGAGATCATAAAATCAATCGATAGTTTAGGCGATGAATGTAAACGAGTTTTTAGGAAAAGCCGTTTTGAGCATAAGAAAAATGAGGAAATCGCTACAGAGCTAGGAATTTCTGTCAATACGGTTAAATACCACATAAAGATAGCTTTAACCCGCCTACATCAAGATCTGAGGAAGTATCTGATCTTGTTGATATCATTTTTCTCCTTGTGA
- a CDS encoding FecR family protein, with the protein MEEKKSHTKNERSLPDHEEQELWFSALVADDSCAYNVDKAFDRFVSRTQQKRRTVFNIPKIVYGAAAVILLLIASTISYWWGERQLQNQFADILVEAPLGAKTKLILPDSTLVWLNAGSKIVYSQGFGVKDRHLRLNGEAYFEVRKNEKLPFDVMTKELNVKVLGTKFNFRNYDEDEEVTVNLLEGKVQLENYVKKMGINYLSPSEKITLNKLTGEMIISRAEVKNAKEWTNDGLFFDEMPLSDIVKELNRSYNVKIHIADEQLTHNRFYALFNRKEQTIYNVLDIITATNQVRYKVEGDSILLYAK; encoded by the coding sequence ATGGAAGAAAAGAAATCACATACGAAAAACGAGCGATCATTACCTGATCATGAAGAACAAGAACTTTGGTTCTCTGCTTTGGTTGCCGATGATTCCTGTGCCTATAATGTCGATAAGGCGTTCGATCGTTTTGTTTCTCGTACCCAGCAAAAACGCCGTACGGTTTTCAATATTCCTAAAATCGTTTATGGTGCGGCAGCGGTTATCCTATTATTGATCGCTTCTACGATTTCCTATTGGTGGGGTGAGCGGCAATTACAGAACCAGTTTGCGGATATCTTGGTGGAAGCTCCTTTAGGGGCCAAGACCAAGCTAATTTTACCGGATAGCACATTGGTCTGGTTAAACGCTGGCTCAAAGATCGTATATTCGCAAGGTTTTGGGGTGAAAGACCGCCATCTTCGGCTGAATGGAGAGGCTTATTTTGAGGTGAGGAAAAATGAGAAGTTACCTTTTGATGTAATGACGAAAGAGTTGAATGTAAAAGTATTGGGTACTAAGTTCAACTTCCGGAATTATGACGAGGACGAAGAGGTAACCGTGAATCTGTTGGAAGGAAAAGTTCAGCTAGAGAATTATGTAAAGAAGATGGGAATAAACTACTTGTCTCCTTCAGAGAAGATTACCTTGAATAAACTTACCGGGGAAATGATTATAAGCCGAGCGGAAGTGAAAAACGCTAAGGAATGGACAAACGATGGACTATTCTTCGATGAGATGCCTCTATCTGACATTGTGAAAGAACTGAATCGTAGCTATAATGTGAAGATTCATATTGCGGATGAACAGTTAACCCATAATCGCTTTTATGCGTTATTCAATAGAAAAGAACAGACTATCTATAATGTGTTAGATATTATAACTGCGACAAATCAAGTAAGATATAAAGTGGAAGGTGATAGTATTCTGCTTTATGCGAAGTGA
- a CDS encoding TonB-dependent receptor has translation MKVVKKVIYVAMASFCLNLTVSSQNITLKMSNITVKQAMDELKSRSGYSFVFSSADVDTGKKISVSSENQSINAVIEQILRGQGLTYEIQGKNIILKKDILTSVDKKTKITGIVKDQYGEPIIGANVVVKGTTLGTITDIDGNYTLDIPLGASLQVSYIGYLTQEVATVGKNNINVSLIEDTQKLEEVVVVAYGVQKKATKTGAIEDIKGEDLKKNIAPNVSGSLAGKLSGVSMRPSNGKPGEDNPKIYIRGISSTGKQEPLIVVDGVIRDNMNQIDPNDIESISVLKDAAAIAPYGLGGANGVVLITTKKGETGKPTLSLNAYYGWQSPTVYPDMVNAKDYMTLRNEAYLNDNNGQIPQGGSLPFSPDLIADYDRLHALDPDKYPNSNFYDEMANFNTPIQSYNLSLSGGSEKVRYYLGLGYFDQQGMFDPVYYKRYSMNAKVDMDATKTTKLAFAMNGTVERNNLGPAPFAPGYMPIKNLYFSNGLPGESNGSSPGGELNSGSYDRRDNNTLLTTISIEQQLPFIKGLSVKGVFSYDPDFRYEKTWTKPNYYYIMDETTSPYTYKKAVNGEEITSLNQKSIKNERLTYQAYANYAQTFGKHEVTGLLVFEARDTKSNWFSAYRKNFQVDMDEMDMGNSDKMDFNNGGSSSQTTQAGIVYRATYGYDGKYLVEASGRYDGHSYFAPGKRWAFFPSFSAGWRISEEKFFKENISWVDNLKIRASWGQSGNLAGDPFQYLSAYELFNNAYAFGNTLVQGSKMPREANPNITWEKAESMNIGIDASFFNGLLTFAGDYFYQRREGMLLSPNINVPVEYGLGLAEENAGVMNNRGFEFQIGVNKMLPNGLMLHFDGNFSYAKNEMEKIYESLDTYNSPNRRRTGRSWKTPFGYKALGLFSTADDKNSDGVINVDDGYMIDQFGAVLHPGDVKYADISGPEGTPDGVIDAWDETVVGYAPYPRITYGFTLTAEWKGFDVSLFFQGAAQASINTQGYVTVPFRLNNTNVSYEFFNNYWTPERQDARYPRITQSPYKNNTTNSEYDNGFGPYSSSFWMRNSNFLRLKNIVIGYTLPSAWTKKAGLNSVRIYWTGQNLLTFSNLGFIDPEIDYEKRDEGYPLQKANTIGLNVTF, from the coding sequence ATGAAAGTTGTAAAAAAGGTCATTTATGTGGCCATGGCTTCGTTTTGCTTAAATTTAACTGTTAGTTCTCAGAATATAACATTGAAAATGAGTAATATAACAGTAAAACAAGCGATGGATGAGCTGAAGAGTAGGAGTGGCTACTCGTTTGTATTCTCGTCTGCGGACGTGGATACAGGGAAGAAAATATCCGTGTCTTCGGAAAATCAATCGATCAATGCGGTAATCGAACAAATTTTGCGTGGTCAAGGGCTGACGTATGAGATCCAAGGAAAGAATATTATCTTGAAGAAGGATATCTTAACCTCTGTCGATAAAAAAACGAAGATAACAGGAATTGTAAAAGATCAATATGGGGAGCCTATTATCGGAGCGAATGTTGTTGTAAAGGGGACTACTTTGGGGACGATCACGGATATAGATGGAAATTATACGCTTGATATACCACTTGGTGCGAGCTTACAAGTGTCCTATATTGGGTATCTTACACAAGAGGTAGCTACAGTAGGTAAAAATAATATAAATGTTAGTCTTATAGAAGACACTCAAAAACTGGAAGAGGTCGTGGTTGTTGCTTACGGTGTCCAAAAGAAAGCGACAAAGACAGGGGCTATAGAGGATATAAAAGGTGAGGATCTGAAGAAAAATATTGCGCCGAATGTGTCTGGTTCGTTAGCAGGTAAGCTTTCAGGTGTAAGTATGCGCCCAAGTAATGGTAAGCCGGGAGAAGATAATCCAAAAATCTATATTCGAGGAATTAGTAGTACAGGGAAACAAGAGCCATTGATTGTTGTCGATGGTGTGATTCGAGATAATATGAATCAGATCGATCCAAATGATATAGAGTCCATCAGTGTATTGAAAGATGCGGCGGCTATCGCTCCTTATGGCTTAGGAGGTGCTAATGGTGTCGTATTGATTACGACTAAAAAGGGAGAAACAGGGAAACCGACCTTGTCGTTAAACGCTTATTATGGCTGGCAGAGTCCTACGGTATATCCGGATATGGTAAATGCTAAAGACTATATGACATTGCGTAATGAGGCTTATCTAAATGATAATAACGGGCAGATCCCTCAAGGTGGTAGCCTTCCTTTTAGCCCTGATTTGATTGCGGATTATGATAGATTACATGCGTTGGATCCGGATAAATATCCAAATAGTAATTTCTATGATGAAATGGCCAATTTTAACACACCGATTCAAAGTTATAATTTATCATTATCTGGTGGAAGCGAAAAGGTACGCTATTATTTAGGATTAGGTTACTTTGATCAGCAGGGAATGTTTGATCCTGTATACTATAAGCGTTATAGCATGAATGCTAAAGTAGACATGGATGCAACTAAAACAACGAAATTGGCGTTTGCTATGAATGGGACGGTTGAACGGAATAATTTAGGTCCGGCTCCATTTGCCCCGGGATATATGCCGATTAAAAACTTATATTTTAGCAATGGGCTGCCGGGTGAGTCGAACGGTAGTAGTCCCGGGGGAGAGCTGAATAGTGGGTCTTATGATAGACGGGATAATAATACTCTATTAACGACTATCTCTATAGAACAACAACTCCCTTTTATCAAAGGGTTAAGTGTGAAAGGGGTATTTAGTTATGACCCGGATTTTAGGTATGAGAAAACATGGACTAAGCCTAACTATTATTATATAATGGATGAAACTACATCTCCATATACTTATAAGAAAGCCGTGAATGGAGAAGAGATTACTTCTTTAAACCAAAAGAGTATAAAAAATGAACGTTTGACATATCAAGCTTATGCGAATTATGCTCAAACATTTGGAAAGCATGAAGTAACAGGTTTGTTGGTATTTGAGGCTAGAGATACAAAGTCTAATTGGTTTAGTGCCTATCGGAAGAACTTTCAGGTAGATATGGATGAGATGGATATGGGTAACTCTGATAAGATGGACTTTAATAATGGAGGATCAAGTTCACAAACGACCCAGGCCGGTATTGTTTATCGTGCTACTTATGGTTATGATGGAAAATACTTGGTAGAAGCTTCCGGACGTTATGATGGACATTCTTATTTTGCCCCGGGTAAGCGTTGGGCTTTCTTCCCATCTTTTTCAGCGGGATGGAGAATCTCAGAAGAAAAGTTCTTTAAAGAGAATATTTCATGGGTAGATAATTTGAAAATTAGGGCTTCGTGGGGACAATCAGGAAACTTGGCAGGTGATCCTTTCCAGTATTTGTCAGCCTATGAGTTGTTCAATAATGCTTATGCGTTTGGGAACACATTGGTTCAAGGATCTAAAATGCCTCGGGAAGCTAATCCGAATATTACTTGGGAGAAGGCTGAAAGTATGAATATTGGAATTGATGCGTCTTTCTTTAATGGTCTGTTGACTTTTGCAGGTGATTACTTTTATCAAAGAAGAGAGGGTATGTTACTTTCACCTAATATTAATGTTCCTGTTGAATATGGACTTGGTTTGGCGGAAGAGAATGCTGGTGTCATGAATAATAGAGGGTTTGAATTTCAAATTGGGGTAAATAAAATGTTACCAAACGGGTTGATGTTGCATTTTGATGGTAATTTTAGTTATGCCAAGAATGAGATGGAAAAGATCTATGAATCGTTGGATACTTATAATAGTCCAAACAGACGCCGTACGGGAAGATCGTGGAAAACACCGTTTGGCTATAAGGCATTAGGTTTGTTTTCTACGGCGGATGATAAGAATAGTGATGGTGTTATTAATGTGGATGATGGGTATATGATCGATCAGTTCGGAGCGGTCCTACATCCGGGAGATGTGAAGTATGCGGATATCAGTGGGCCGGAGGGAACCCCGGATGGCGTTATTGATGCTTGGGATGAAACAGTTGTGGGATATGCGCCTTATCCTCGTATTACGTATGGTTTTACTCTAACGGCTGAATGGAAAGGCTTTGATGTAAGTTTATTCTTCCAAGGAGCTGCGCAAGCTAGTATTAATACACAAGGATATGTGACAGTTCCTTTTAGATTGAATAACACGAATGTCTCCTATGAGTTCTTTAATAATTATTGGACTCCGGAGCGTCAAGACGCACGTTATCCACGTATTACTCAGTCTCCATATAAGAATAATACTACGAATTCTGAGTATGATAATGGCTTTGGACCTTATTCTAGTTCATTCTGGATGCGGAATTCGAACTTCTTACGATTGAAAAATATTGTGATAGGCTATACGTTACCTTCTGCTTGGACTAAAAAAGCAGGTTTGAACTCTGTCAGAATTTATTGGACTGGTCAAAATTTATTGACTTTTAGTAATTTAGGTTTTATTGATCCTGAGATTGATTATGAAAAGCGTGACGAGGGTTATCCTTTGCAGAAAGCGAATACTATCGGTTTGAATGTAACATTTTAA
- a CDS encoding RagB/SusD family nutrient uptake outer membrane protein: MNDSKYMNLLYCTIFALFIFMLSGCSDFLDTESRNTLTELNQWENEKNADIYLNGIYSTLDKPNTPDPLDSYTDDNDGGPYWASWQWKQGIATPEVRGGYPMVQDDVAHGFMKWSNVYERIRKCNEFLFEIEAHKMNYSEEWINQRIDEVRFLRAFFYAGLWQHVGGVVLLTEPLDRNTMAEEELYRPRNTFEETYDFICKELEEIVNNGYLAVKYNNGDSDAGRATLGAALALKGWVELYAASPGFNSNIPVAADGTGATPEQIKMVGFGDYDLKRWERAAITNKKFIDLFAGAYQLFPNMANFWSEATEYNSEVIWDRQLMRNIDDLKSDFAQKGGPTYILGKYYTWGNFCPTQELVDQFAMENGLPITDPASGYDPKHPYKNREKRFYDFIVYDGAPYKMNWMPESDTIYTRIDEVNVSKNQIELGQSDVTRTGYYFKKRMDPDWEPSSWGYGINYVYFRYAEVLLNYAEAQNEFAGPDASVYSAIDQIRERSNLPSLKETYGAKAINQAEMREIIKRERRVELCFENKRWYDLVRWGIASEVLNKELHGMKIYNSSPADNSGEWIYERLPLSSHPHVFTQKMYMCPIPYSVITANPKLIQNPGY; encoded by the coding sequence ATGAATGACTCTAAATATATGAATTTATTATATTGTACCATTTTCGCATTGTTTATTTTTATGCTGAGTGGTTGTAGTGACTTCTTGGATACAGAATCGCGGAATACATTAACAGAACTCAATCAATGGGAGAATGAGAAAAATGCTGATATCTATTTGAATGGTATCTATAGTACGCTGGATAAACCGAATACGCCGGATCCTTTAGATAGTTATACTGATGATAACGATGGAGGGCCTTATTGGGCCTCTTGGCAATGGAAACAAGGTATTGCTACTCCTGAGGTGCGTGGAGGTTATCCAATGGTGCAAGACGACGTGGCACATGGCTTTATGAAATGGAGCAATGTGTATGAACGTATCCGGAAGTGTAATGAGTTTCTATTTGAGATCGAGGCTCATAAAATGAATTATTCGGAAGAATGGATAAATCAAAGAATAGATGAGGTACGTTTTTTGCGAGCATTTTTTTACGCCGGTTTATGGCAGCATGTTGGAGGAGTGGTTTTATTGACAGAACCATTAGACCGAAATACGATGGCGGAAGAGGAATTGTATCGTCCGAGGAATACTTTTGAAGAAACATATGATTTTATTTGTAAGGAGTTAGAGGAAATTGTGAACAATGGATATTTAGCTGTTAAATACAATAATGGAGATTCAGATGCGGGACGTGCGACTTTGGGAGCAGCTCTCGCATTGAAAGGTTGGGTTGAATTATATGCTGCGAGCCCGGGTTTTAATTCGAATATACCTGTTGCGGCAGACGGGACTGGTGCGACTCCTGAACAGATCAAGATGGTTGGCTTTGGTGATTATGATCTTAAAAGATGGGAAAGAGCAGCTATTACGAATAAAAAGTTTATTGATCTATTTGCAGGAGCTTATCAGCTATTTCCTAATATGGCTAATTTTTGGAGTGAAGCGACAGAATATAACTCAGAGGTCATTTGGGATCGTCAATTGATGCGTAATATAGATGACCTAAAATCCGATTTTGCTCAAAAAGGAGGGCCTACCTATATTCTTGGAAAATATTATACTTGGGGGAATTTCTGCCCGACCCAAGAACTGGTAGATCAATTTGCGATGGAAAATGGATTACCGATTACGGATCCGGCTTCCGGTTATGACCCGAAACATCCGTACAAAAATAGAGAGAAACGTTTTTATGATTTTATTGTATATGATGGTGCTCCTTATAAAATGAATTGGATGCCTGAATCGGATACAATTTATACCCGCATTGACGAGGTGAATGTGTCGAAGAATCAGATAGAGCTTGGTCAATCGGACGTTACACGTACAGGCTATTATTTCAAAAAGAGAATGGATCCCGATTGGGAGCCTTCTTCCTGGGGATATGGTATTAATTATGTGTATTTCCGTTACGCTGAAGTTCTATTGAATTATGCTGAGGCTCAAAATGAATTTGCGGGTCCGGATGCGAGCGTATACAGTGCTATTGATCAGATCAGGGAACGTAGTAATTTACCTTCTTTAAAAGAGACTTACGGGGCGAAAGCGATAAATCAAGCTGAAATGAGAGAGATCATTAAACGTGAGAGAAGAGTGGAATTGTGTTTTGAAAATAAACGTTGGTATGATTTAGTTCGTTGGGGGATTGCTTCGGAGGTGTTGAATAAAGAGCTTCATGGGATGAAAATCTATAATTCAAGTCCGGCAGATAACTCAGGAGAGTGGATTTACGAACGTTTACCTTTGTCTAGTCATCCGCATGTGTTCACTCAAAAGATGTATATGTGTCCTATTCCTTATTCCGTAATCACTGCGAATCCGAAATTAATTCAAAATCCGGGGTATTAA
- a CDS encoding GH116 family glycosyl-hydrolase, which translates to MKNRILLVLCLLSFYLSSEAQKDNYGAGAANVRFIPSKGLLGGRTDFDYLKLENHPGNSGVPLGGIGVGNVEFAPDGRFARIGLNNIHLPIRKSTASFFSLWYKGAKETAVVRLVRDSLPQYGLLGVEDIYYTGLFPRVEMDFGNSIPGINATIRAFSPLIPHDVKNSSLPVVFFDVDLVSQEGGEVSIAFSWEDFIGRGIKEPDDIKGMDGQLFGQERNSLCNGEAWPERPLEQTYSESWSCGKMQGIRQFASGPLKPKRANFQNYVNEVAVLAESREDVEVSVLPSFNIKETHEAWDLFKQEGRFEDISKDVSLLSIPGKQMGGSAVALKTKLKAKEKKTVRFMLVWFYPEMMIDRENDPLEYYWVGGSDYGRYFHNYFNRLEQLVDYGYGNRERFREKTTEWQLPVLNSTMPDWYKFKLINSGYVIYTNMILNKKGDVTVNEGGMGGLAGTMDQRISSHPFYQKFFTQLDRSEMMIFADAQQSKGNITHFIGHYYFGMGTVGGRIPTEDGWMIDNTGGWIIQLVKDYEQTGDFHYLSRYAGRVYNGMDFLKSLMPEGLNIPIGGTTYDDFTHPPVYSYGASIYLATLRAAQVVAQAMKDTVRENEYKEQFDKTQKDMIRLLWNGRFFSYGCELDGSGRKDNLLFTGQLGGQFVSRYCGWGDVIPMEMTKASLVSQFKISLSKTPDYYANKVWDITLNRGIDNRGSQCWPFYLESYTGYTAWQAGYCQDALDIMKHIQLVHLRQGWTWCQNLWNPAELSYMSAPVVWFSTDVLAGAGLNVPRQELRLAPIVEGKDKVVLPLYYPTFWATLSLDPIRKKALLEITKTFGDDEVVLSKIVSVPNGVAAEHKREIAIPAFTVEKGKMLDLSPYWDQIVQRNTEKSILPRADEVDFLMLDYKE; encoded by the coding sequence ATGAAAAATCGTATATTATTAGTTTTGTGTTTATTATCTTTTTATCTCTCGTCAGAGGCGCAAAAAGATAATTATGGAGCAGGTGCTGCCAATGTTCGTTTTATTCCCTCGAAAGGCTTGTTGGGTGGACGTACCGATTTTGATTATTTGAAACTGGAGAATCATCCGGGTAATAGTGGTGTCCCATTGGGGGGAATTGGAGTTGGAAATGTTGAATTTGCTCCGGATGGTCGTTTCGCACGTATTGGTTTGAATAATATTCATTTGCCGATTCGTAAAAGTACAGCATCTTTTTTCTCCTTATGGTATAAAGGGGCAAAAGAAACCGCAGTTGTGAGGTTAGTTCGTGATTCTTTACCTCAGTATGGGTTATTGGGTGTCGAAGATATTTATTATACAGGACTATTTCCACGGGTAGAGATGGATTTTGGGAATTCTATTCCTGGAATAAATGCGACGATACGTGCTTTTTCCCCGTTGATTCCGCATGATGTGAAGAATTCTAGTTTACCTGTTGTTTTCTTTGATGTAGATTTGGTTTCGCAAGAAGGGGGAGAGGTCTCTATTGCATTTTCCTGGGAAGATTTTATTGGAAGGGGGATAAAAGAACCAGATGATATTAAAGGAATGGATGGGCAATTATTCGGACAGGAGCGTAATAGTTTGTGTAATGGGGAGGCTTGGCCTGAGCGTCCATTAGAACAAACCTATTCGGAATCTTGGAGTTGTGGGAAGATGCAGGGAATACGTCAATTCGCTTCGGGTCCGTTAAAACCTAAACGTGCGAATTTTCAAAACTATGTTAATGAAGTCGCCGTATTAGCGGAATCTAGAGAAGATGTGGAAGTATCGGTATTACCCTCATTTAATATAAAAGAGACTCATGAGGCTTGGGACTTGTTTAAGCAAGAAGGACGTTTTGAGGATATATCCAAGGATGTTTCCTTATTAAGTATTCCGGGTAAACAGATGGGAGGTAGTGCTGTTGCGTTAAAAACAAAATTGAAGGCCAAAGAAAAGAAGACCGTTCGTTTCATGTTAGTTTGGTTTTATCCGGAGATGATGATTGACCGGGAAAATGACCCGTTAGAATATTATTGGGTTGGGGGTAGTGACTATGGGCGGTATTTCCATAATTATTTCAATCGTTTAGAACAATTGGTTGATTATGGATACGGAAATCGTGAGAGATTTAGGGAAAAAACAACAGAATGGCAGTTGCCTGTCTTGAATAGTACCATGCCAGATTGGTATAAGTTTAAGCTGATTAATAGCGGTTATGTGATCTATACAAATATGATTTTAAATAAGAAAGGAGATGTAACTGTAAATGAAGGAGGTATGGGTGGATTGGCCGGAACGATGGATCAACGAATTTCATCTCATCCATTCTATCAGAAATTTTTCACTCAACTAGATCGTTCTGAGATGATGATATTCGCTGACGCTCAGCAATCAAAAGGTAATATTACCCATTTTATCGGTCATTATTATTTTGGTATGGGAACTGTTGGCGGACGTATACCCACAGAGGATGGCTGGATGATTGATAATACGGGTGGTTGGATTATCCAACTGGTAAAAGATTATGAACAGACAGGAGATTTTCATTATTTAAGTCGTTATGCTGGGAGAGTGTATAATGGTATGGACTTTTTAAAGTCATTAATGCCAGAAGGCCTCAACATTCCTATAGGAGGAACAACTTATGATGATTTTACACATCCACCTGTGTATAGTTATGGAGCAAGTATTTATTTAGCGACGTTAAGAGCAGCGCAGGTTGTTGCTCAAGCGATGAAAGATACTGTTCGTGAAAATGAATATAAAGAACAATTTGATAAAACCCAGAAAGATATGATTCGTCTATTATGGAATGGGCGGTTCTTTTCTTATGGTTGTGAATTGGATGGCTCAGGCAGGAAAGATAATCTCTTATTCACTGGACAGTTGGGAGGACAATTTGTGAGTCGTTATTGTGGTTGGGGAGATGTTATTCCGATGGAGATGACGAAAGCCTCATTGGTCTCACAATTTAAGATTTCATTGTCTAAGACTCCGGATTATTATGCTAATAAAGTCTGGGATATTACCCTAAATAGAGGGATAGATAATAGAGGTTCGCAATGTTGGCCATTTTATTTAGAAAGTTATACAGGATATACTGCATGGCAAGCAGGATATTGTCAGGATGCTTTAGATATAATGAAACACATTCAACTCGTTCATTTGAGACAGGGATGGACTTGGTGTCAGAATCTATGGAATCCGGCAGAGCTTTCATATATGTCAGCACCTGTAGTTTGGTTTTCGACAGATGTGTTAGCCGGAGCAGGCCTGAACGTACCACGTCAAGAATTGCGTTTAGCGCCTATTGTGGAAGGGAAAGATAAAGTTGTACTTCCGTTGTATTATCCGACGTTTTGGGCAACACTTTCATTAGATCCAATTCGGAAAAAAGCATTATTAGAGATTACTAAAACATTTGGAGATGATGAGGTGGTACTATCGAAAATTGTGTCAGTTCCAAATGGTGTGGCTGCGGAGCATAAGCGAGAAATTGCGATTCCTGCATTTACTGTTGAAAAAGGTAAAATGCTAGATTTATCTCCCTATTGGGATCAAATAGTACAGAGAAATACAGAAAAATCAATTTTGCCTCGTGCTGATGAAGTGGATTTTTTAATGTTAGATTATAAAGAATAG